A stretch of DNA from Aspergillus flavus chromosome 3, complete sequence:
TATCGAgtgattatatatatcttccttTGGACGGCTGTTGGGCTTCGCTTGCTAGCATGAGATCAGCGGTAAAGGCTCCTCTCAACCATATTTTGCCATTCCAACTGATATCAACCTTCAGTTGAATCTAGCCCATCTTCATATATCTTAGTAGGATCCCTGAGAGGCCAGCACGGAATACACACCCTCGCGAGGCAGCTCCAGGAAAGGGTGTGGCTTGCTACGTACGAAGCCTCAAACTCAAGTAGACCAGGTTGATATATTTACGGTGATAATTGAATAGTAACACTGTACATCAGTCAGTAATCGTGAAAGGTGTTCATTCATCTCGCCGTGAAAGCGAAAAAGATGCCTTGACGCGCTTTCGACCTCATACCCCATTCATTCAACCACTAATCGATTAGATTGTGGAGTTGTCCCGTCCACTATTGATAGTGCTGAAACATGTGGACAATAATCTTATAAATGCCTCGGCCACTCAGAAAATCATACGGCGAGAGGTGAAATATGTCGCAAAATGAATTCTGGGAGCCCTGGAGGTCATACATGGTTATATTATGTGCATACAGGTGGGATGTCATCATACATCTGTTGGCTTGACAATTGCATATCTGAAACCCCAAAACGTCCTTGTAAATTACGGTCAGGGGGACATGCGCTTCACAGACGTCCAGCTCTCAAATTGGGGTAACAGTGCTCCTGCATATGAACCATATACAAGATACCGTGACTTAATTGGGACACCCACTAGGAGGAGCCCTGAGGCGCACCTTCGGATAGGCTGGGGAACACCGACAGATGTATAGTCCTTTGGAGCCTTTGTATGTTTTCACCCCTTATCTCGATATATTTATTGTGGTGCCACTTCTAGGCTGGTCACCTTGCTATATGGCGATAGCTCCTTCTTCAAGCCAGGTATTTCCGTGCACTATCAGGGATATGAAGTCGAGATGCTACGAAGACAGTGCCAACTCTTGGGGCCGTTTCTTTTGACTTATTTCGTAGATTGTCCGCGGAACCTGTTAGTGTTCTGTCATCTTGGCACGGAGGCTATCCATCCGGCACGGATGAACGGTTTTGCATGcatctccaagaagaacTGTTTTTAAGAGAGACAAGGAGCTTATCTTGAGTAATGAAACTCGATCCCATGAATCAGTAATCAGCGTCCAAGCTGCTCAAGACAGGTTGTTTGGTGACGTCTAGGCACTGCAGTATCTGGCTGGCATCATCTGTTGATGTTTACGGGCTGGAGAAGCGAGAGGTCCACTTTCTCTAAGCATGGATTTGGATTACGAGATACAAAGGAGAATGACAAATTGGAAAGTGAGGGGGCTGAAGCTAGAAAGGGCGGAAAGGGGAGAATGTTAGACTATCAGTCGCCTTGGGAGTACCGTCGGGTGTTTTTGTGTCGATGTCAGCAGGACCCCCAGCGCGTGAAATAATACAGTACGATCTGTTGAAGCTCTTCGGTTTCATTTCTGTGGTCAATTTGGAAGACCAGTTTGTTCTCTGTATCTTATCATATTGATTCCTGTTGTCCTCCTACACAGAAGATTGTCCCGGTATGACCGCTTAACCATACGCATGCCTTTACTTACACAGTCATCAGCTGCCTGCAAAACACCACATGGGCATTCATCACGCCATGGACCAGTCCGGCTCCATACCAAGCGCTAATTCTGTTCTCAAGCAGCCATGAAAAACTTCCACGTAGCATCCGGAGCCAGGGGATTACCAACACCAAGAGGTGCAGCATCATGTCCACCATCATAAGCAATAAACGAAACAGGCCTAGAGCACCCCTTAAAGTCCGTTTGAACGGAACTGTGACTCCCAAGTCCGGGCTTACCAACGTACGCTTGCTGGCACCCGTTATTCGCAGCAAACTTATTCGCCAGAGTCACCCCCCCGTCAAATGGCAGAACCGGGTCACTAATTCCATGAATGCCCAGATAAGCGATAGGGTCATGTCCTCCTTCACACCCACTAATCACTCCACCACTCAGAACGCTCACAGCTCTGAACTCTTTTGCCCGTGCACAAGCGAGCGCATAGCTCATGCCACCGCCCCAACTGAATCCTGTCGCGAAGCGAGAGCTCTGGTCTATGCAGAGATCATCCTCCACTTGCTTTATAATGGCGTCGATGAGGGCTACATCTTCGCCGTTGGTGTTGGCCCAGCCGGCGTTCCTGCCGTTCGGAGCTACCAGGATTGCGCTACCCTGTGCTCGGGTTTCGAGGCCGTACCAGGGCTCGACGCTTTCGCCGTTCACAACCGAGTTCATATTTCCACCGCGCCAGTGGAGACCGAAGATGAGATGGTGCGGTTTGTTGGCATTGTAGTTGTCAGGAACCTTGAGAATGTACTCGCGGTCGTTGATTTTGTGGACGCCGTTGACAAGGGTAGGCTGTTTGCCACAGCCGGAGGAATTGGCACCGTGGACGGAGGTAAGAGTGCTCAGGACCATGATGGCCTGCAGAATGATGGACTTAATCATTTTCACTGAGGAGCGGACACGAGACAGATGACAATAATTTGCTCAAATCGAAGAGACGTAATGATACTCACTGTGCAACTGACACTCTCGAGAAGCTCATGCTGGAATTTATAGCTTTTGCCGTGTACATGTACGCTGCAACATTCATGGATGATTTGACCCCTGACATGATTCCTCGAGGATCCCTTCCCGCAGAAAAACGGAGTtctggatgatgttgttttGGGAAGGAGGTGCGGTATCAACTTCCTCAAGCCGTGAGCCGCCCGGACCTGGCGTGATGCGCGAAAAGTCGAGAGTTTTCTCTGAGGCCCTCCCCTCACATGCCCGATAAAGGAAATGGAGGGATCCCCAGGAGTCCAGGGGCTGTCGCAGGATCAGCCTGTCTGGTTAAAAGGACTGCCAAGAGACGGAATCTATCATCCAACGGACCACTTGGTGCTGGGTTGAAAGACCGCAGTGGGTGTAACAATCTATTTTGGCACCTTCTCGGGATCATCAACTCGAGTTCCGCCTCACATCAGGGTTCTTCAAGCGGGGAATGGAGCAGGCACTACTGATTAGGCTATTATCTTGCGCTCTACGATGCACTCTGCAACAATGTCTGTGACAGGATGTCAGTGATTTTAACCAGGATCTTCCGATTTGCAGGCACCGATAAATATGACGACCCGAGGCACAACACATTAGAACTGGGATGGCATGCCAAGATTCCACGGCAATTAGAGTAGCTTATGTACTACCGAAGGGTATGTTTTACCAAGCCGTCGCCGATTACCCCATCTGGTAGCTGTAGTCGAAACTGAATTTGCTAGGTGGAGACTAGCCACCCCTTGTGGGGTCGATACGAACCTTACTAAGGGATTGGTAAGGCGTTCTAGGTTCGGTCAGATACCGTAGCACTATTTAGACCCTGTGCAATGTTCCCCGGCGGCAAACCCCTTGTGGGCTAGGTCAATGATCAGCATGGGTTCATACACACGATGTAACCTAACTATATCCCAATCTCGTTTAAGCGCCGAATTGACAGCCTATTGTGGATACTGAGCAGTTGAAGGCATCAGTCCATTCATCCCGTTTGTTTCAACATCAAATAGATCCTCTAGAACCTCTACTTTACATTCTTATCATTATGTCGCTCCCCTCTCATTGCAAACGCCAGGCTATACCCCTGGAACCATTCTGTCTTAGGCATTTGGGTTGTTCACATCCTATGGCTTTCTGACAACGGTACCTGGCGATCTACGACCAGCATATTGTACTGACCAATACCCTGGCACTTCAATTGGTACTGTGGCAGAGTGCGAAAAGATCGTGTTGAGCCCTGTAGGTGGTTTCGTATATTGTTTCCTACGAATTTTGCCAGCTGGATACACAATATAATAGGACCTGGGACGGGCGGTGATACTTTTGCCACAGTGGTTCTAACAGCTCCACACGCGATCTTTAGGCACTCTACCACAGTACTTCAATTAGTATCATGACCAGCCTTGTGCGGTTGTGGCGGAGAGGTCCACTTTCTACCCGCTTGTGACCACCCTATGAGCAGAAACACATTACTCCGGTACGTCCTAGAGACCAATAATAGAATAAGAATTTAGCACTAAACTCCTGATGAAAGCCAATCAGGTGGAAACAATATCCAAGCTTTCTACGCCGTTGAGCGCTTGAAGAGCTAATCTCCACTGATTTGAGACACGGCCTGCAGTGTGCACCGTACCAGTAAATCGTAGGCTGGCCTCGAAGCCTGTATAATCTTGGCATGTTTCTGATATACAGAAAGGCTTCACTGACCGAACGGAGTGTGTGAATGTAACCAAGAAATTGTCGCACACATCGGTGTCATGTAGATAGCAGAGGTTATGATATGCGTCTAGAGCGAGAGCTTAAAGTCTCCCATCcaaaagatatataaggACAAGTAAATCCTGTCATCAATAACCTCAACAGAGTCACTGCGTGCCTATCTCTTCCACTCATTTCCATCTAAACACATTCGCTTTGCCTAGGCTGGTTCCTAATCCATTCATTAACTTCTCTTTCCAACTTCAAAATGAAGCTCTCTTTTCTCGCTCTTGCGGCCATCGCACCCTTCGTGTCGGCCCATTACTTCTTCGACACCCTCATCGTCGACGGCAAGGAGAGTTCCCCCAACCAATATGTCCGCTCCAACACCCGACCCGCCAAGTACAACCCAACCAAATGGGTCAACACCCGCGACGACATGACCCCCGACATGCCTGACTTCCGCTGCAACAAGGGGTCATTCACCTTCGCTGGCCAAACTGGTACGGCGGAGGTCAAGGCTGGATCCAAGCTTGCCATGAAGCTCGGTGTTGGTGCTACGATGAAGCACCCCGGCCCTGCACTGGTGTATATGTCCAAGGCTCCCAGCACGGCCAAGACATACCAGGGCGATGGCGACTGGTTCAAGATCTACGAGGAGGGCATCTGTGACAAGAACAAGGACGTGAAAAGTGACGCCTGGTGCTCTTACGACAAGGATCGGGTTGAGTTTACCATTCCTAAGGATCTGGCCGATGGGGAGTATCTTATTCGGGCGGAACATATCGGTATGTCTTCTGGGTTGTATTGGTAAGGAATGGATACTAATTTGGCTTAGGTGTGCATGGTGCACACGCTGGAGAGGCCGAGTTCTATTACGAGTAAGTCCACCTTTCCCATGTCTGTCATTGTTCTTGAGGGATTCTGACAAAGCTTTCCAGATGCGCTCAAGTCAAAGTTGTCGGTGGCGGAAATGGAACCCCCGGTCCTACTGTCAAGTTCCCCGGTGCTTACAAGAAAACTGATCCCTCGTTCACCTACAGTGTTTGGGGTGGC
This window harbors:
- a CDS encoding putative serine/threonine protein kinase, with the translated sequence MVFNWQRTIQGHCQDLWSVWFPGSLRGQHGIHTLARQLQERVWLATNTVHQSVIVKGIVELSRPLLIVLKHVDNNLINASATQKIIRREVIHGYIMCIQVGCHHTSVGLTIAYLKPQNVLVNYGQGDMRFTDVQLSNWGNSAPAYEPYTRYRDLIGTPTRRSPEAHLRIGWGTPTDVYSFFKPGISVHYQGYEVEMLRRQCQLLGPFLLTYFVDCPRNLLVFCHLGTEAIHPARMNGFACISKKNLMKLDPMNQ
- a CDS encoding putative endoglucanase, whose amino-acid sequence is MKLSFLALAAIAPFVSAHYFFDTLIVDGKESSPNQYVRSNTRPAKYNPTKWVNTRDDMTPDMPDFRCNKGSFTFAGQTGTAEVKAGSKLAMKLGVGATMKHPGPALVYMSKAPSTAKTYQGDGDWFKIYEEGICDKNKDVKSDAWCSYDKDRVEFTIPKDLADGEYLIRAEHIGVHGAHAGEAEFYYECAQVKVVGGGNGTPGPTVKFPGAYKKTDPSFTYSVWGGYKDYPMPGPQVWTGSSGSKHFSKVVDVNATGGTSSQGNAATFDGSFTRREHARDFTY
- a CDS encoding putative feruloyl esterase C (esterase, putative), with the protein product MIKSIILQAIMVLSTLTSVHGANSSGCGKQPTLVNGVHKINDREYILKVPDNYNANKPHHLIFGLHWRGGNMNSVVNGESVEPWYGLETRAQGSAILVAPNGRNAGWANTNGEDVALIDAIIKQVEDDLCIDQSSRFATGFSWGGGMSYALACARAKEFRAVSVLSGGVISGCEGGHDPIAYLGIHGISDPVLPFDGGVTLANKFAANNGCQQAYVGKPGLGSHSSVQTDFKGCSRPVSFIAYDGGHDAAPLGVGNPLAPDATWKFFMAA